From a single Lonchura striata isolate bLonStr1 chromosome 13, bLonStr1.mat, whole genome shotgun sequence genomic region:
- the COTL1 gene encoding coactosin-like protein encodes MATKIDKEACREAYNLVRDDATEVNWVTFKYNGSTIVPGDQGVDYETFKRKCTDDVRLFGFVRFTTGDAMSKRVKFALITWIGEDVSGLQRAKTGTDKTLVKEVVQNFAKEFVISDHKELDEDYIKNELKKAGGANYDAQTE; translated from the exons ATGGCCACCAAAATCGACAAGGAGGCGTGCAGGGAGGCGTACAACCTCGTCAGGGACGATGCCACCGAGGTGAACTG GGTGACGTTTAAGTACAATGGCTCTACAATCGTCCCTGGAGACCAAGGGGTAGACTACGAAACCTTTAAGAGGAAGTGCACAG ATGATGTGCGATTGTTCGGCTTTGTCCGATTCACCACCGGCGATGCCATGAGCAAGAGAGTCAAGTTTGCCCTCATCACCTGGATTGGAGAGGATGTCAGTGGCCTGCAGAGAGCCAAAACTGGGACTGACAAGACTCTGGTCAAGGAAGTAGTACAG aACTTTGCCAAAGAATTTGTGATCAGTGACCACAAAGAGCTGGACGAGGATTACATCAAGAACGAGCTGAAGAAAGCAGGGGGGGCTAATTATGATGCACAGACTGAGTAA
- the KLHL36 gene encoding kelch-like protein 36, whose translation MEGTRQSRICRPHKISESSKVYRWDDHSSLVLQSLNEQRHRGLFCDIVLVVDEQRVPAHRNLLAVCSDYFNSMFTIGMREAHQKEVELFGASYIGLKAVVDFLYGSELSLDGGNIDYVLETAHLLQIWKVVDFCCEYLENEVSEENYLYLQELASIYNLKRLDSYIDSFILQNFGTLSFTPDFLQNISLQKLCQYLDSSEVQQECEHDLLQAALQWLTQYPERENEAYQVLDNIHFPLIPKSDLLHRVKPAVCSLLPKEANCEGFIEEAVTYHNSVTAQPVLQSKRTALRTREERLLFVGGEVSERCLELCDDTCFLDTRKGQWVAETPLPARRSHHCVAVLGGFIFIAGGSFSRDNGGDAASNLLYRYDPRCNQWIKVASMRQRRVDFYLGAITDMLVAVGGRNENGALSSVETYSPQKDSWTYIAGLPRFTYGHAGTVYKEFVYISGGHDYQIGPYRKNLLCYDYRTDVWEEKRPMITARGWHSMCTLQDNIYSIGGSDDNIETMARFDILSVESYSPQCNQWTRVAPLLQANSESGVAVWEGKIYILGGYSWEEAVFSKTVQVYDKEKNKWYKGTDLPKAIAGVSACVCALKPKTEDKKKKIKTKKHPDRGR comes from the exons ATGGAGGGAACCCGGCAGAGCAGGATCTGCCGCCCGCACAAGATAAGTGAATCCTCGAAG gtgtACAGGTGGGATGACCACTCCAGCCTGGTTCTGCAGAGCCTGAACGAGCAGAGGCACCGAGGCCTCTTCTGTGACATCGTGCTGGTGGTGGATGAGCAGAGAGTCCCGGCCCACCGGAACCTCCTGGCCGTGTGCAGTGACTACTTCAACTCCATGTTCACCATCGGCATGAGGGAGGCCCACCAGAAGGAGGTGGAGCTCTTCGGAGCCTCCTACATCGGTCTCAAGGCCGTGGTGGATTTCCTGTACGGCAGCGAGCTGTCTCTGGATGGAGGCAACATCGACTACGTGCTGGAGACAGCTCACCTGCTGCAGATCTGGAAGGTGGTGGACTTCTGCTGCGAGTACCTGGAGAACGAAGTCAGCGAGGAGAATTACCTGtacctgcaggagctggcctCCATCTACAACCTGAAGCGCCTTGACTCCTACATCGATTCCTTCATCCTGCAGAACTTCGGCACGCTGTCCTTCACCCCGGACTTCCTGCAGAACATTTCCTTGCAGAAGCTGTGCCAGTACCTGGACAGCAGCGAGGTGCAGCAGGAGTGCGAGCACGACCTGCTGCAGGCCGCCCTGCAGTGGCTCACGCAGTACCCGGAGCGGGAGAACGAGGCGTACCAAGTGCTGGACAACATCCACTTCCCCCTGATCCCCAAGAGCGACCTGCTGCACCGGGTGAAGCCCGCCGTGTGCTCGCTGCTGCCCAAGGAAGCCAACTGCGAGGGCTTCATCGAGGAGGCCGTCACCTACCACAACAGCGTGACGGCGCAGCCGGTGCTGCAGAGCAAGCGCACGGCGCTGCGCACCCGCGAGGAGCGCCTGCTCTTCGTGGGCGGGGAGGTGTCGGAGCGCTGCCTGGAGCTCTGCGATGACACCTGCTTCCTGGACACCAGGAAGGGACAGTGGGTGGCGGAAACGCCTCTGCCAGCCCGCCGGAGTCACCACTGCGTCGCCGTCTTGGGAGGATTCATCTTCATAGCCGGGGGCAGCTTTTCCCGGGACAATGGAGGGGATGCGGCGTCAAATCTGCTATATAGGTATGATCCCCGCTGTAACCAGTGGATAAAG GTTGCCTCCATGAGACAGCGGCGAGTGGATTTCTACCTGGGAGCGATCACTGACATGCTGGTGGCTGTTGGTGGCAGGAATGAAAACGGGGCTTTGTCTTCAGTTGAGACCTACAGCCCTCAGAAGGACTCCTGGACCTACATAGCAGGACTGCCCAG GTTTACCTACGGCCACGCTGGCACTGTCTACAAGGAATTCGTGTACATTTCGGGAGGCCATGACTACCAGATCGGCCCCTACAGAAAGAACCTGCTGTGCTACGATTACCGCACGGACGTGTGGGAGGAGAAGAGGCCCATGATCACTGccaggggctggcacagcatgTGCACCCTGCAGGACAACATCTACTCCATCGGCGGCAGCGACGACAACATCGAGACCATGGCTCGGTTTGACATCCTCAGCGTGGAGTCCTACAGCCCCCAGTGCAACCAGTGGACCAGAGTGGCCCCTCTGCTGCAAGCCAACAGCGAGTCGGGGGTGGCAGTTTGGGAAGGCAAGATTTACATCCTCGGAGGCTACAGCTGGGAGGAGGCTGTCTTCTCCAAAACGGTCCAGGTCTACGATAAGGAGAAAAATAAGTGGTACAAAGGGACGGACTTGCCCAAAGCGATTGCCGGAGTGTCCGCGTGTGTCTGCGCCCTGAAACCCAAAACAgaggacaaaaagaaaaagataaaaacaaaaaaacatccAGATCGAGGAAGATGA